In bacterium, one DNA window encodes the following:
- a CDS encoding D-Ala-D-Ala carboxypeptidase family metallohydrolase encodes MDDKERTLRDTPNYYVTEHFMYSDFICPCCDTLKIVPGFYRHVSLLEHMRHEGGFPIAVNSAFRCRSHNTKVGGAPRSWHLVFATDIRPEDDDPEKLALLHKIALDLGFGGIGRYETFIHLDLRPEPLQWKG; translated from the coding sequence ATGGATGACAAAGAACGGACATTAAGGGATACACCCAATTACTATGTGACGGAACACTTTATGTACAGCGATTTTATCTGTCCCTGCTGCGATACTCTCAAGATCGTTCCGGGATTCTACCGTCACGTAAGCCTGCTCGAACACATGAGACATGAGGGAGGATTCCCGATTGCGGTCAACTCGGCTTTCCGGTGCAGAAGCCACAATACGAAGGTGGGAGGCGCGCCGCGGTCATGGCACCTTGTGTTCGCAACAGACATACGGCCGGAAGATGACGATCCGGAGAAGCTCGCCCTTCTCCATAAAATCGCGCTCGACCTGGGATTCGGAGGCATCGGCAGGTACGAAACGTTCATTCATCTTGACCTGCGGCCCGAGCCTCTTCAGTGGAAGGGATGA
- a CDS encoding phage tail protein codes for MVEVLDRDKNKTAELSGMTQARLREKINGIGILTVETVERSEWDTITPGTSFLRLKTVTGENRGTFRVLEATKSRLRERPSLTISARHILADTSDEVFDDAVDCVNYTPGELAELVLGCSVFDAGTVEPTAVIPFVRFEYEPVFDCLLRICSLTGGELSLDEDSGEVDILDTAGSDNGVIFRYGLNLKGASRSINTGRLANRVYGVGGGNPPLTLTGATASGGMKYTDDTDSISAYGLREAVCHEPTLEEVINLAETPALDGIYTAGLCENWTTTGAPTVSKNTDAAYYLYGKASQRVQSTADGQGIQQTVAVTPGKIYSLLTHVIIASGTVRVQVSDGTSQYRRPAPLTGTGLAVVRIENWKANNDTVMAVIFQEGAGSADFYVDSVQIAEGALVKPFTIGKSADTLRDRTMEYLNAHKDPVITYDVDLVDLYGDIRAGREADRFELGDTVTVIDPTLSLDVVTRVMERDVDILHPWRVRVSLDNRASTLADVLAALRTAQQEGVKHIRAALAESSTAAEAGSTRPGFGNQAFRFFSTITATSWNSLSWAAGTLRAGDAYYAISSGSASGLAGSSTYYFYFDRTNPTTFGNTTTAGDAEGEDRMLVFAVTTTSSPTLCQIHPLGIVHV; via the coding sequence ATGGTGGAAGTACTGGACAGGGATAAAAACAAGACGGCAGAGCTTTCCGGCATGACGCAGGCCCGTCTCCGTGAAAAAATCAACGGCATCGGCATTCTGACAGTCGAAACAGTGGAACGGAGCGAATGGGACACGATAACGCCCGGGACATCGTTTCTCCGCCTCAAAACCGTAACGGGGGAGAACAGGGGCACATTCCGGGTGCTCGAAGCGACAAAATCGCGGCTCCGCGAGCGCCCGAGCCTTACCATCAGCGCCCGTCACATACTCGCCGACACGTCTGACGAGGTATTCGACGATGCGGTAGACTGTGTCAACTACACGCCCGGGGAACTCGCGGAACTTGTGCTCGGGTGCTCCGTCTTCGATGCCGGTACGGTGGAGCCGACCGCGGTCATCCCGTTTGTGAGATTCGAGTACGAGCCGGTGTTCGACTGTCTTCTCAGGATATGCTCGCTCACGGGGGGAGAGCTTTCGCTCGACGAGGACAGCGGCGAGGTGGATATCCTCGACACGGCCGGGAGCGACAACGGTGTGATATTCCGGTACGGGCTCAATCTCAAGGGAGCTTCGCGGAGTATCAACACCGGCAGGCTCGCCAACCGTGTGTACGGTGTCGGAGGAGGGAATCCGCCGCTCACTCTCACCGGCGCAACAGCAAGCGGCGGAATGAAATATACCGATGATACTGATTCAATATCCGCATACGGTCTCCGTGAGGCGGTGTGTCATGAACCCACGCTCGAAGAGGTTATAAACCTCGCTGAGACACCCGCGCTCGACGGCATCTATACAGCGGGTCTCTGCGAAAACTGGACAACGACGGGGGCACCGACGGTATCGAAGAACACCGACGCCGCATACTACCTCTACGGGAAAGCATCACAGAGAGTGCAGAGCACGGCAGACGGCCAGGGGATTCAGCAAACGGTCGCCGTCACACCCGGAAAGATATACAGCCTCCTCACCCATGTGATCATCGCATCGGGAACTGTCCGGGTGCAGGTGAGCGACGGGACAAGCCAGTACAGGCGGCCTGCGCCGCTTACGGGCACGGGACTCGCCGTAGTGCGTATCGAAAACTGGAAAGCGAACAACGACACGGTGATGGCGGTGATTTTCCAGGAAGGTGCGGGCTCGGCGGACTTTTATGTCGACAGCGTGCAGATAGCCGAGGGGGCGCTCGTGAAACCGTTCACCATAGGGAAAAGCGCCGATACCCTCCGGGACCGGACCATGGAATACCTCAACGCCCACAAAGACCCCGTAATAACCTACGATGTCGATCTCGTCGATCTCTACGGCGATATACGGGCAGGACGTGAAGCCGACCGTTTCGAACTGGGAGACACCGTGACGGTCATCGATCCGACCCTCAGCCTTGATGTAGTGACCCGGGTCATGGAGCGCGATGTGGATATTCTCCACCCATGGCGGGTCAGGGTAAGCCTCGATAACCGCGCCAGCACGCTCGCCGATGTGCTGGCCGCGCTCAGGACTGCCCAGCAGGAGGGTGTGAAGCATATCCGGGCGGCACTCGCCGAAAGCTCAACCGCCGCCGAGGCAGGATCAACCCGTCCCGGATTCGGGAACCAGGCTTTCCGGTTTTTCAGCACAATCACCGCGACATCATGGAACAGCCTGAGCTGGGCTGCAGGGACACTGAGGGCAGGCGACGCCTACTATGCCATATCCTCCGGGTCCGCATCGGGCCTGGCAGGATCGTCCACGTACTACTTCTACTTCGACAGGACAAACCCGACAACGTTCGGGAATACGACAACGGCGGGTGATGCGGAAGGCGAGGACAGGATGCTCGTGTTCGCGGTGACGACCACATCCTCGCCGACTCTCTGCCAGATACATCCGCTCGGTATCGTTCATGTGTGA
- a CDS encoding fibronectin type III domain-containing protein: MRKLIIIMTLCGLISAFIAGKDGSAGDEPRTPTEIVSLRTVHSETFEKPDGARMTIIHARKQYNIDPEAVPKEGRPVYRKIDLTVHKEACDGFTDAVKAGPYTYRFDPDNTGKGIRFERDGYSVTYTPDGDWTGKMSTVKATTDGIKDLIELSAESDSTIAWRIGTDARVTFSDGEIMFRDENGNLLFRTPAPWAIDSEGTPVPVTVSFVNGTLIYALDIPAHVMWPITVDPSTVIGESNTLSGFIYRTDYLYYTYARNPANGSGTNTSNIIIGRRTDGSPSWTIYRSSLLFDTSILPDNALIDSAKVKVVLENKAQSEAFNIHLVKGTYTGAVMDTTWFNDFDGWAYGVVYTPISIANTVSTNASVGDTLVFTLNSPGLTWISISGTTKFMLLSSRDIDLSAPPGGNDYISFGDDSPYIMVWYHLPPVTPPTNFTMTALDSTTIACSWTDLSTNENIFCIMNCADSTIVDTVVANATADTISGLDINTKYVWMVAADSSGVRGYSDPDSTYTLLPPPNPINVTIMPVSSDTLHIAITPPSNPTTGITGMEVDAISGYGSTDSGWKNGAYSYFDGGLNPEATYVYRLRLRNGEGIASSWTPNFTYQMNGLDTLLIYLGGDGFDDYNVDFGSGQRDSTVVRVGKSDSGQRLDGFISFSLPWSVVNGGIDAMYLTMTRAGEGSSTSPAFKVYGIPVRFGEPVEDRNLGQQDSTAANISWTVTSGTGARQSPNLRAVFRAWQDIDSAKDFTYDFGLRLDDNSQTSGVRAVFLDCSNPSYADGTWLTVYYTPGQADTLKTVPTDFTLTTIAPDSLRANWTDTTDSEYGFIIVNLSDSAMVAGSDTLPHDTTSVDVGGLTPNTVYEWFVRAFTSADETSSEPGSGRTDARTPGVPGVTAVSETALRFVLNPLDNPLCTEYAVQDSISGLYVDGSAEPDTLKAGPPGEWGWKTYEQWGSALGDTLTGLAPNSLHVIRAKARTSE, translated from the coding sequence ATGCGGAAATTGATCATAATCATGACATTATGCGGGCTGATATCGGCGTTTATCGCCGGAAAAGACGGGTCTGCGGGAGATGAGCCCCGGACACCGACCGAGATCGTTTCATTGCGCACCGTGCATTCCGAGACCTTCGAGAAGCCAGACGGCGCCCGTATGACAATCATCCATGCCCGTAAACAGTACAATATCGATCCCGAAGCTGTTCCGAAGGAAGGAAGACCTGTTTACAGGAAGATAGACCTCACAGTCCACAAAGAAGCCTGTGATGGATTCACCGATGCTGTTAAAGCAGGGCCGTATACTTACCGTTTCGATCCTGACAATACCGGGAAAGGAATTCGCTTCGAACGTGACGGTTACTCCGTGACATACACGCCGGATGGTGATTGGACCGGGAAAATGAGCACGGTGAAAGCCACAACGGACGGAATAAAGGACCTCATAGAGCTTTCAGCCGAATCCGATTCGACCATTGCCTGGAGGATCGGTACAGATGCCCGGGTAACATTTTCGGATGGGGAGATAATGTTCCGTGACGAAAACGGGAATCTCCTTTTCCGTACCCCGGCACCATGGGCAATAGATTCGGAAGGCACTCCGGTACCGGTAACCGTCAGCTTCGTAAATGGCACGCTCATCTATGCTCTCGATATACCGGCACATGTGATGTGGCCGATAACTGTAGACCCGAGTACGGTGATCGGAGAATCAAACACGCTTTCGGGTTTCATTTACCGGACAGATTATCTCTATTATACATACGCACGTAATCCCGCCAATGGTTCCGGCACAAACACATCAAATATCATCATCGGGCGACGAACCGATGGTTCTCCTTCCTGGACAATATACCGGAGTTCCCTCCTGTTCGATACCTCAATACTGCCCGATAATGCACTCATCGACAGCGCAAAAGTAAAGGTCGTACTCGAAAACAAAGCACAGAGCGAGGCATTCAACATACATCTTGTCAAGGGAACGTATACCGGTGCGGTGATGGATACAACCTGGTTTAACGATTTCGACGGCTGGGCATACGGCGTTGTCTATACACCCATATCGATAGCCAATACCGTTTCCACGAATGCGAGTGTGGGCGACACTCTTGTATTCACGCTCAACAGCCCGGGATTAACCTGGATCAGTATATCGGGCACCACGAAATTCATGCTGCTCTCGAGCAGGGACATCGATTTATCGGCTCCTCCGGGTGGGAACGACTATATCTCGTTCGGCGACGATTCCCCCTATATAATGGTCTGGTACCATCTGCCGCCGGTCACTCCACCCACGAATTTCACTATGACGGCGCTCGATTCGACAACCATTGCCTGCTCGTGGACTGATCTGAGCACTAACGAGAATATCTTCTGCATCATGAACTGTGCCGATTCAACCATCGTAGATACGGTTGTCGCAAACGCCACGGCGGATACGATCAGTGGGCTCGATATCAATACGAAATACGTGTGGATGGTGGCGGCCGACTCATCCGGTGTACGGGGATATTCCGACCCGGACAGCACGTACACGCTCCTCCCACCGCCGAACCCTATAAACGTGACCATCATGCCTGTCAGTTCCGACACGCTCCATATCGCTATAACTCCACCATCGAATCCGACGACAGGCATCACAGGCATGGAAGTGGATGCCATCTCGGGATACGGCTCAACCGATTCCGGCTGGAAAAACGGAGCCTATTCGTATTTCGACGGCGGGCTCAATCCTGAAGCCACCTATGTCTACCGTCTCCGCCTCCGTAACGGTGAAGGGATTGCATCCTCCTGGACGCCAAATTTCACTTACCAGATGAATGGCCTCGATACGCTCCTGATATACCTCGGAGGGGACGGATTCGACGATTACAACGTTGACTTCGGCAGCGGACAGCGCGACTCGACTGTTGTGAGGGTGGGTAAGTCGGACAGCGGACAGCGGCTCGACGGATTTATATCGTTTTCTCTTCCCTGGAGTGTGGTCAACGGAGGGATCGACGCCATGTACCTCACGATGACGCGCGCGGGGGAAGGAAGCTCAACCTCCCCGGCATTCAAGGTGTACGGCATTCCGGTCAGATTCGGTGAGCCGGTCGAGGATCGCAATCTCGGCCAACAGGATTCCACCGCGGCGAATATATCGTGGACGGTTACGAGCGGAACGGGCGCGCGCCAGTCACCTAACCTGCGGGCCGTTTTTCGAGCATGGCAGGATATAGATAGCGCGAAGGATTTTACATACGATTTCGGTCTCAGGCTCGATGACAATTCCCAGACATCCGGCGTGAGGGCAGTATTCCTCGATTGTTCAAATCCCTCGTATGCGGACGGAACATGGCTTACCGTGTATTATACTCCGGGACAAGCCGATACACTGAAGACAGTACCGACGGATTTTACATTGACCACCATCGCTCCCGACTCGCTCAGGGCAAACTGGACAGATACCACCGACAGCGAGTACGGATTTATCATCGTCAATCTTTCGGATTCGGCTATGGTTGCGGGAAGCGACACCCTTCCTCACGACACGACGAGCGTTGATGTGGGAGGGCTCACGCCGAACACGGTATACGAGTGGTTTGTCCGGGCGTTCACATCGGCGGATGAGACATCCTCGGAGCCAGGCAGCGGCCGGACGGATGCCCGTACACCGGGAGTACCGGGCGTGACGGCGGTATCGGAGACGGCGCTCAGATTCGTCCTGAATCCGCTCGACAACCCGCTCTGTACGGAGTATGCGGTTCAGGATTCGATTTCGGGGCTCTATGTGGACGGCTCGGCCGAACCAGATACTCTGAAAGCGGGGCCTCCGGGGGAATGGGGCTGGAAGACCTACGAACAGTGGGGAAGCGCCCTCGGGGACACGCTTACCGGACTTGCGCCGAACAGCCTTCATGTCATCAGGGCTAAAGCCCGGACGAGCGAGTGA
- a CDS encoding phage portal protein, with protein sequence MSFLINRLYGRKNVGGTVSRITYPEISPHDEQPESRDERRADIIKWWTYYHGSNPATGKSQWTYLYERFETMPRREIEDVENHTRICTDRLRRLLVNSWRGFEFDDERTGARIADILNRNRWPHLLNLAALYGKVTGDVFIKLAPAQPGSQFGPVRLILLDSEAVEIDVSPHDRNDVRSVTVSYDFFEPDKESTGKYSRHSYREILDTSSVTAFVDDEYAPGYSYDHNLGFIPVVHVRNLDPGGGVYGESFVGRLTDAQDTMNLLATDILDIVRYDGHKTTIFQNVNIDKAASRDGATSGEIDLSIGKGLVVKGEGRVYKLDNQHDLGAALQEYDRKLDAFYDLAGVPRFSRDMVSHLGNLSGKAIERLYQDAIESTREAQGLYGESFRELAVKIAVMLGIEPPGVQVLWNTDVVSADIEILAREYETGARSIRSVMRKLGITDVDRMRQEIEEEKG encoded by the coding sequence ATGAGTTTTCTCATCAACAGACTGTATGGCAGGAAAAACGTCGGAGGGACGGTATCCCGGATTACGTATCCGGAGATATCTCCTCACGACGAGCAGCCGGAATCACGCGACGAACGTCGGGCGGACATCATCAAGTGGTGGACCTACTATCACGGCAGCAATCCCGCCACGGGGAAGAGCCAGTGGACCTACCTCTACGAGCGGTTCGAAACCATGCCGAGACGCGAGATCGAGGATGTGGAGAATCATACGCGCATCTGTACGGACCGTCTGAGACGGCTGCTGGTCAACTCGTGGCGCGGATTCGAGTTCGACGACGAACGGACCGGCGCCCGTATCGCCGACATCCTCAACCGTAACCGCTGGCCGCACCTGCTCAACCTCGCGGCGCTTTACGGCAAGGTGACGGGCGATGTGTTCATCAAGCTGGCTCCCGCTCAGCCCGGGTCACAGTTCGGCCCGGTGAGGCTCATTCTGCTCGACAGCGAGGCGGTGGAGATCGATGTCTCGCCCCATGACCGGAACGACGTACGATCGGTCACGGTCTCGTATGATTTTTTCGAGCCGGACAAAGAGAGCACCGGAAAGTACAGCCGTCACTCATACCGTGAGATCCTCGACACATCGAGTGTGACTGCGTTCGTGGATGACGAATACGCGCCGGGATACTCGTACGACCACAATCTCGGATTCATTCCGGTAGTGCATGTCCGTAACCTCGATCCGGGCGGGGGCGTGTACGGGGAATCGTTCGTAGGCCGTCTCACCGATGCCCAGGACACGATGAATCTGCTCGCGACGGATATCCTCGATATCGTGCGCTATGACGGGCACAAGACAACCATTTTCCAAAATGTGAACATCGACAAGGCTGCATCGAGGGACGGCGCAACATCGGGAGAGATCGATCTTTCCATCGGCAAAGGGCTCGTGGTGAAAGGCGAAGGCAGGGTGTACAAGCTCGACAACCAGCACGACCTCGGCGCGGCGCTCCAGGAATATGACCGGAAGCTCGATGCTTTCTATGATCTCGCCGGAGTGCCGCGGTTCTCGCGCGATATGGTCTCGCACCTCGGGAACCTGAGCGGGAAGGCAATCGAACGTCTCTACCAGGATGCCATAGAATCGACCCGCGAGGCGCAGGGGCTCTACGGAGAATCGTTCCGCGAACTGGCGGTAAAGATCGCGGTCATGCTCGGAATCGAGCCGCCCGGTGTTCAGGTGCTCTGGAATACGGATGTGGTTTCCGCCGATATCGAAATCCTCGCCCGTGAATACGAAACGGGTGCGCGCTCGATACGGTCGGTCATGCGCAAGCTCGGCATAACCGATGTGGACAGGATGCGGCAGGAGATTGAAGAAGAGAAGGGGTAA